ATATTCTTTTTGTTCTTTCTTTTCTGAATAGATGCCAAGATTGTATGGAAGAGTCAATAAGTGTTTTTGCGAGATTAAGCACTGGGATGTTGGTGATGTAGGAAAGTATATAGAGTGCGCAGAGTTGCACGTCAGACACTTTAGGAGTTCTTCCTACTTTTGTAGATAAGACAGTTGGGCAGTAAATAGGTATTGTCTGTTGGATTTGTTGGAATAGATTAGAAAGATAATTCATTTTTGCTCCTCCTTTGGTAGGGTTTAGGGATATTATAAGTCCCTGCCCTCCAAAGGGCTTTCTAACAAGAAAACTTGCATTTTTCTTAATTTCTCACCCGACGTATAAGAGTTATTATAATTTGTTATCTTTGTTAAAGGAGGTTTTTGTTATGGTTTGGTTTGCAAGATTGTTAAAAAACCTTGACAAGGAGGAGAGGAAATGGCAAAAACCCTCGGACTGCATATCTTAGCAGACCTGCACGGCATTAACCCAGACCTAATTGACAGAGTGGAAGACATAAAAAACCTTTTGGAAAGTGCAGTAAAAGTGGCAGGTCTTACAAAGATCTCCTCTCACTACTACCAATTCCAACCGCATGGAGCTACGGGGGTTATTCTTTTGGCTGAATCGCACATATCCATCCACACATGGCCAGAGCACGGTTTGGCTACAGTGGATGTCTATACCTGCGGTGATCCATCTAAGGCTTACAAAGCCATGGATTACATAGTATCTATCTTGGAACCAACGAGGGTGGATAAGCAGGTGCATGAGAGGGGATTGATAGAAAGTTCCGAGGGTTCCGATTTGCGTAGTATTCTCTTAAGGGTTTAAATTAATCTTAGAGGTAGGAAATGTTTAGCTTTACGGAAGAACAAATAAGAAGATACGCAAGGCACATTATACTGCCCGAGGTGGGCGGTAAGGGACAGGAAAAGCTATTAAAGTCTAAGGTCTTAGTGGTAGGTGCAGGTGGTTTGGGCTCTCCCGCCATACTGTATTTAGCCGCTGCAGGTGTGGGAACTATCGGCATAGTAGATTTTGACGTGGTGGATCTTTCTAACCTGCAAAGACAGGTCATCCACAACACAGACAGGGTTGGAACTCCAAAGGTAGAATCCGCAAAGCAAACTGTGGAGAGACTAAACCCCGATGTGAAGGTAATAACTTACAACACACGCTTGAATAAAGAAAACATCTTAGACATAATCAAGGACTACGATGTGGTTTTGGATGGGACTGATAACTTTCCCACCAGATTTTTAATAAACGATGCGTGTTACTTTGCTGGAAAGCCTTTGGTTTCTGCGGCCATGCTTAGGTTTGAAGGTCAAATATCCGTGTTTGACTTCAGAAAAAAGGACGAGTCGCCCTGCTATAGGTGTCTTTTTCCGGAACCTCCACCACCAGGTTTGGTGCCTTCTTGCCAAGAAGCGGGTATTCTTGGCTCCATAGGTGGTATTATGGGTTGCATACAGGCTACGGAAGCTATAAAGCTCATTCTTGGAATAGGTGAGCCCCTTGTAGGTAAGCTTCTCATAATGGACGCCCTTTCTATGGATTTTAGAAAGGTAAAGCTCAGAAAGGATCCAAGCTGTCCCCTTTGCAGTGAAAAGGCGGTCATCAAAGAGCTTGTGGAATACGAACAAGTCTGCGATATGCACTTTTAAAACATGCGCTTAGGTGTGAACATAGACCACGTAGCTACGCTGAGGCAAGCCAGAAGGACCTTTGAGCCAAGCCCCGTGTTTGCTGCACTCATAGCTCAGCAAGCGGGTGCGCACCAAATAACATTGCACCTAAGGGAAGACAGAAGACACATCCAGGACGAAGACCTAAGGCTCATTAAAAAGCTAATAAAAATTCCCATAAACCTTGAGATGGCACCTACGGAAGAGATGAAAAACATAGCCCTTGAAGTAAAACCAAACAGAGTAACCTTAGTTCCAGAAAGAAGGGAGGAGATAACTACGGAAGGTGGTTTGGACGTGGTAAGGTTAGAAAGCTTTTTGAAAGACTACCTTAAAGAAATAAAGCTTGCTAACATTGAAGTGTCTTTGTTTGTAGAACCTGAAGAAGAACAGATAGCTGCTTCAAAAACTGTGGGTGCGGATGCAGTAGAGCTACACACCGGAAGATACGCTAACCTTTGGAACGAACACAAAAAAGAACAAGCAAGAGAAGAGCTTGAAAGATTAAAAAAAGCATCTTTGTTAGCCAAGGAGCTTGGCTTAAGAGTCTATGCAGGACACGGACTAACTTACCACAATGTGGCAGATTTGGTGAGAGAACTAAAAGACTATGTAGAAGAGCTAAACGTTGGACACTCCATAGTTTCCAATGCGGTTCTTTTTGGCTTTGAAAGGGCAGTAAAAGAGTTTATTGAAAGGATAAAAGAAGGGTTGTTATAATTAAATATTAGTCCCCGTAGCTCAGGAGGATAGAGCGCGAGATTCCTAATCTCGAGGTCGGAGGTTCGACTCCTCCCGGGGACGTTGGGCGATTAGCTCAGTGGTAGAGCGCCATCCTCACACGATGGAGGTCGGAGGTTCGAGTCCTCCATCGCCCATTTTATAATTTATTTAGTGGAGCTTTTAGAACTTTGGAAAAGGCACTTAGAAAAAACAAAAAGTGAAAGGACTACTATAACCTATACAAATGCCATAAAGTCTTTTCTAAAAAAGCTGAACATAAATGAAAACCTTCTTGAGGTATCCTCAAAGGAGCTTTATCAGTATGCAGATTCTTCAGAGCTTTCCCCAGCATCCCTTCTAACTCACTTTTCCGCCATCAAACACTTCTACAGGTTTTTAACAAAAGGCGGTTTTTTACCCAAAGAGAAACTTTCTGAGATAGAAGAGACTATAGAGGAAATAAAAGAGGATTATGGATTACACAAACTTTACAGAAGGCCCAAAGCATTGGGAAAGAAGGAGTTGGAAATCATCTTTCAAAAGGTTAAAGGTTCTAAGTATGAAAACATATACAAACTGTTTTTATACAGTGGGATAAGGCTATCCGAATACAAAAATCTTAGACCTGAACACTTTTTCTTAGATAAGAGCGGTATATATTGGATACACCTGCCTGCAGAGATAACCAAAAGGAAAAGGGAGAGGATGGCACCCTTGATTGGACCGTCAAGGGAAGACACCTATAGATTTACAGAAAGCTTGGATAAGTGTTTGAAAAATTACGAAGAAACCTTAAGCACAAACACGGGTTCCTTGCAGGTTTATACAAACCGGCTTTCCAAAAGGCTCCGCATTCACTTTTCTTTGTACAGTTTCAGACACACCTACATAACAAACCTTATAAATCAGGGCTTTCCAGTGGAGTTGGTCAAAGAGTTTGCAGGACATGCAAACATTAAAACCACCATAGACATCTATTACCGCTTTAACCAAGAAAGAGCAAAAAGTATAGTAGAGAGCTTTCTAAGGGGATGAAATTTTTCTTGATAACTATATTTCCAAATTTGTTTGAGTGTTTTTGTCAGTATGGTATAGTTTCTCAGGCTATAAAAAAGGGAATGTTGGAAGTAATTCCCATAAACCTTAGGGACTATGCGCCGAAAGGGAAAGTGGATGATTATGCTTACGGTGGGCATCCGGGAATGGTCCTAAAGCCAGAGCCAATAGTCTTGGCTTACGAGGATATAGTTTCTAAGTATGGAAAGCCCTATACCATAATACCCCAACCGTGGGGTAAGGTGATAACTCAGGAAGACTTGGACAGACTCTCCAAGCTAAGCAGTTTATTGGTAATATGCGGAAGATACGAAGGTATTGATGAAAGGGTTAGCTTTTTGGCGGACGAAGAGCTTTCTTTGGGAGATTTTGTGCTTTCTGGTGGAGAGCTTTTTGCCTTAACCCTTTTGGAAGGAATAGCAAGACTTTTACCTGGTGTTCTGAGCGAGCCAGAAAGTATAAAAAAAGACTCATTTAGAAGGTGGCTTGGTGCTCCAGTTTATACCAGACCCGCCGAGTTCAGAGGTATGCAGGTGCCAAAGGTGTTGCTCTCTGGCAATCACAAGGTAATAGAGCTGTGGGAACTTTGGCATTCTATAAAGAGAACGCTGGAAAAGAGACCAGACCTTGTTCCCAAGGACTTGTCGCCTTTGGAAGAAGAGATGCTAAAAGCTATAAAAGGTGGTCTTTCCTTTGAGGAGTGGCTGAAAAGAGGAAATCCATGATTCTCTTTGTAGTAGAATCTTTCACAAAGGCAAAGACCATAAGCAAATACTTAGGAAAGGGATATTTGGTGAAGGCGTCAGGAGGACACATAAAGGACCTGCCAGAAGACGAGCTCGGAGTTGACTTAGAAACTTTAACTCCTTTCTTTGAGTGGAGAAAAGGCAAAAGAAAGGTCTTTGAAGACATAAAAAGGCATGCCATAAATTCTGAGCTTATTCTCCTTGGAACAGACCCAGACAGAGAGGGAGAAGCTATATCTTACTTTTTCTGGGAAGAGCTAAGGAAGACAAAAAAACCAATATACAGGGTTTATTTCTACGAAGTGACGGAGGAGGCAATAAAAAAGGCTATAAAGGAAAAAAGGAGCATAGACTTCAACCTTGTTAAAGCCCAGTTTGCAAGAAGGGTTTTAGACAGACTCATCGGATACTTACTTTCTCCTGAGCTTTGTAAAGAGCTAAAACAAAGGGGACTTTCTGTGGGAAGGGTTCAGTCCCCTGCTCTGAGGTTGATAGTTGAAAGGGAAAGGGAAATACAGGCTTTCAGAAGGAAAAAGTTTTACTATGTAAAGGTAGTTTTTGAGGACTTTCACGCTTATTTGGAAGTAAGGTTTGAAAAGCCAGAAAATGCTAAACCTTACATGGAAAAGCTAAAAAATGCTTTCTTTGAAGTAAAACAGGTGGAAAGGTGGCAAGAAAAGGTAGCACCACCCAAACCTTTTAACACTCCAGAGCTTCAGAGAGCTTCCAACGAAAGGTTAAAGCTGAGTGTGGAAAAAACGATGAAGATTGCCCAAGCGCTTTACGAAGAGGGTTTTATCACTTACCCAAGAACGGATGCCCACCGCATGAACGAAAAAAAGGCTCAGGAATTTCTGGCTTGGATAGAAAAGCACTACGGAAAAGACTACGTGGGCACTCTCAGAAGATTTAAAGAGAAGGCTCACGTACAGTCCGCTCACGAGTGCATAAGACCCACAAACCTTTACAAAAAACCGGAAGGCAAAGAAGAACTCTTGCTCTTTGAGCTGATACTTGGTAGAACCTTAGCAAGCCTATCCACACCTGCTGTTTTGGAAAACCAAAGGGTAACTTTGGTTCCCATAGGGCAAGAAAACCTTGAAATAGTTGCAAAAGGAAGGGTGCTGATCTTTGACGGTTGGTCTAAATTTTATCCGCACGACTTTTTACAGCAAAAACTACCAAAACTTAAAGAAGGACAGGTCTTAAAGCCAAAGCAGATCCTTTTGGAAGAAAGACAAACACAACCACCCAAGAGATACACAGAAGGAAGCCTTGTAAAAAAACTGGAAGACTTGGGCATAGGAAGACCATCTACCTACTCCACAATAGTAAAAACCCTAAAGGAAAGGGGTTATGTGGTGGTAGAAAAGGGCGAACTAAAGCCTACTCCTATAGCCTTTCAGGTGGTGGACTTTCTTATGCAAAACTTTCCAAAGCTCGTAGATTACAGCTATACTGCTAAGATGGAAGAGCTTTTGGATTTGGTAGAAGAAGGTAAAAAGGATTGGAAAGAAACGGTGAGACATCTTTTTAACGAAATCATAGCTGGAAATCTTTACCAAGATAAACTTCTCTAACCTTCTGATTTTCTATTACTTGCCAAGGTTCTCCTTGGGCTAAAATGGAACCTTCTGAAATAATATACACCCTATCCACCGCTCTTATGGTTTCTCTGACGTTGTGGTCTGTTATAAGAATGCCTATGTCCTGAGCTTTTAGGTTAAGTATTAGCTGTCTTATGTCTGATACCATTATTGGGTCTATGCCTGCAAAAGGTTCGTCAAATAGAATGTATTTGGGTTTTGGTATAAGACAACGGGCAACTTCTAACCTTCTCTTTTGACCTCCGGACAAGCTCCCCGCCTTTTGATTTCTTAGCTCGTAAAGTCCAAAGTCCGTTAAAAGCTCTTCTGCCCTTGCTAGCTGTCCTTCCCTGCTTTCTTCAAAGAACTCTAAAAAGATAAGCAAGTTCTCCATAACAGTTAGATCTTCAAAGAGCGTATGCTCCTGTGGAAGAAAGGATAAGCCTTCCTTTGCCCTTTTGTGGGCAGGCATGTGTGTTATATCTTTACCTTCCAGCTCTATTTTTCCTTCATCCACCGGCAAAAAGCCCACCAGACAGTTAAAAAGGGTGGTCTTTCCCGCACCGTTGGGACCCAAAAGCCCTACCACCTCTCCCCTTCTTACATAAAGACTAACCCCCTTTAAAACTTCCTTGTCTTTGTATCTTTTCTTTATACCGTCAGCAATAAGTAAGTCCTTCAATATGAATAAATTATATCTTCGTAAGTTTCCCTTTTTCTTATCACTTTCACACTTCCCTTCTCCACTAAAACCTCACAAGCTCTTGGTCTTGCGTTGTATTGGGAGGACATGGCAAAGCCATAAGCTCCCGCAGAAAGCACAGCCAGATAATCTCCCCTTTCAACGTAAGGAATTTCCCTGTCCAAAGCTAAGAAGTCTCCAGTTTCGCATATGGGACCCACCACATCAGTTTTTATGTATTTTGAGTTTCTTTCCACCACAGGTACTATGTGATGATAGGCGGAGTATATGGCAGGCCTGATAAGGTCGTTCATACCCGCATCCACTATCACAAAATGCTTGTGTCCTTTATCCTTTAGAAACTGCACTTGAGTTATCAAGATACCCCCATTCCCCACTATGGACCTTCCGGGCTCTAAAATTATCTGTGCCTTTACATCTTTCAAGCTTGGCATTATGGCGTGGGCTAAATCTTCTGGCTCTGGGTTTGCCTGATCTGGCTGATACTTTATACCCAAGCCACCACCAAGGTCTAAATACTTTATGTCAAACCCAGACTTGCTTAAATCCCAGTAAAGTTCTACCACCTTTTCCACCGCCTCTATGTAAGGAGAAACGTCCAGTATCTGTGAGCCAATATGACAGTGTATCCCGACGATCTCCAAGTTTTTCAGCTTCCTTGCGTATTCGTACTCCTTCTTTGCCTGCTTTATATCTATGCCAAATTTACTTTTCTTCATACCAGTAGATATGTAAGGATGGGTTTTAGGATCCACGTCCGGATTTACCCTTATGGCTATTCTGACTTTTTTCCCTAAGCTTTGCCCCACATCGTTTAGCACGTCAAGTTCCATAGAGGACTCTACGTTGAACATCAAAATGTCTTGCTTAACCGCAAACTCTATTTCTTGAACTGTCTTTCCCACACCCGCATAGACTATTTTGGAAGGATCCACACCCGCCTTTAAAGCCAAATAAAGCTCACCACCAGAAACTACATCCGCACCAGCTCCTTCCTCCTTAGCTAAGGTTATTATTGAAGGATTAAAATTTGCCTTTACCGCATAGCATATAAGAGCCTCTGGAAAAGCCCGCCTGTAGGCTCTTACCCTATCTCTGATGTAAGAAGCACTATAAACATAAAGCGGGGTGCCGTATTCCTTTGCCAAGTTTTTCAAAGAAACACCTTCTAAATGAAGCTCTCCATCTTTATACTCAAGATAGGGATTATACTCTTTCAACAGCATAAAATCTTATTCTATCACAAGGTTTAGCAAAAAGCTTAAATTATAAGCTTATGGGGCTAAAAGAAGAGCTTGTTGAAGTTGAACCATACGTTTATAAACTAAAAGAAAACACCGTTCAAGGACAAAAAGTGCCCGTGTATTTTTACCTGAGCGATAGGCTCTTTGAGATCTTAGAAGAAGATGCTATAAGACAGGCGGCAAACGCCGCAACTTTGCCGGGAGTAAAGAAGGCTATATACGTCATGCCGGACGTTCATGTGGGATACGGTTTCCCTGTAGGGGGTGTTATGGCAACTGACCCAAAGGAAGGGGGAATAATAAGCCCAGGGTCTGTGGGATACGACATAAACTGTGGAGTTAGGCTCATAGCCACCAATCTCACCGCAGATAGAGTGTATCCCGTAAGAAGGGAGCTTATGGAAGAAATACTGAAGGCGGTG
The sequence above is a segment of the Thermocrinis jamiesonii genome. Coding sequences within it:
- the speD gene encoding adenosylmethionine decarboxylase; translated protein: MAKTLGLHILADLHGINPDLIDRVEDIKNLLESAVKVAGLTKISSHYYQFQPHGATGVILLAESHISIHTWPEHGLATVDVYTCGDPSKAYKAMDYIVSILEPTRVDKQVHERGLIESSEGSDLRSILLRV
- the moeB gene encoding molybdopterin-synthase adenylyltransferase MoeB; this translates as MFSFTEEQIRRYARHIILPEVGGKGQEKLLKSKVLVVGAGGLGSPAILYLAAAGVGTIGIVDFDVVDLSNLQRQVIHNTDRVGTPKVESAKQTVERLNPDVKVITYNTRLNKENILDIIKDYDVVLDGTDNFPTRFLINDACYFAGKPLVSAAMLRFEGQISVFDFRKKDESPCYRCLFPEPPPPGLVPSCQEAGILGSIGGIMGCIQATEAIKLILGIGEPLVGKLLIMDALSMDFRKVKLRKDPSCPLCSEKAVIKELVEYEQVCDMHF
- the pdxJ gene encoding pyridoxine 5'-phosphate synthase, which gives rise to MRLGVNIDHVATLRQARRTFEPSPVFAALIAQQAGAHQITLHLREDRRHIQDEDLRLIKKLIKIPINLEMAPTEEMKNIALEVKPNRVTLVPERREEITTEGGLDVVRLESFLKDYLKEIKLANIEVSLFVEPEEEQIAASKTVGADAVELHTGRYANLWNEHKKEQAREELERLKKASLLAKELGLRVYAGHGLTYHNVADLVRELKDYVEELNVGHSIVSNAVLFGFERAVKEFIERIKEGLL
- a CDS encoding tyrosine-type recombinase/integrase, producing MELLELWKRHLEKTKSERTTITYTNAIKSFLKKLNINENLLEVSSKELYQYADSSELSPASLLTHFSAIKHFYRFLTKGGFLPKEKLSEIEETIEEIKEDYGLHKLYRRPKALGKKELEIIFQKVKGSKYENIYKLFLYSGIRLSEYKNLRPEHFFLDKSGIYWIHLPAEITKRKRERMAPLIGPSREDTYRFTESLDKCLKNYEETLSTNTGSLQVYTNRLSKRLRIHFSLYSFRHTYITNLINQGFPVELVKEFAGHANIKTTIDIYYRFNQERAKSIVESFLRG
- the trmD gene encoding tRNA (guanosine(37)-N1)-methyltransferase TrmD; protein product: MKFFLITIFPNLFECFCQYGIVSQAIKKGMLEVIPINLRDYAPKGKVDDYAYGGHPGMVLKPEPIVLAYEDIVSKYGKPYTIIPQPWGKVITQEDLDRLSKLSSLLVICGRYEGIDERVSFLADEELSLGDFVLSGGELFALTLLEGIARLLPGVLSEPESIKKDSFRRWLGAPVYTRPAEFRGMQVPKVLLSGNHKVIELWELWHSIKRTLEKRPDLVPKDLSPLEEEMLKAIKGGLSFEEWLKRGNP
- the topA gene encoding type I DNA topoisomerase, whose protein sequence is MAEKRKSMILFVVESFTKAKTISKYLGKGYLVKASGGHIKDLPEDELGVDLETLTPFFEWRKGKRKVFEDIKRHAINSELILLGTDPDREGEAISYFFWEELRKTKKPIYRVYFYEVTEEAIKKAIKEKRSIDFNLVKAQFARRVLDRLIGYLLSPELCKELKQRGLSVGRVQSPALRLIVEREREIQAFRRKKFYYVKVVFEDFHAYLEVRFEKPENAKPYMEKLKNAFFEVKQVERWQEKVAPPKPFNTPELQRASNERLKLSVEKTMKIAQALYEEGFITYPRTDAHRMNEKKAQEFLAWIEKHYGKDYVGTLRRFKEKAHVQSAHECIRPTNLYKKPEGKEELLLFELILGRTLASLSTPAVLENQRVTLVPIGQENLEIVAKGRVLIFDGWSKFYPHDFLQQKLPKLKEGQVLKPKQILLEERQTQPPKRYTEGSLVKKLEDLGIGRPSTYSTIVKTLKERGYVVVEKGELKPTPIAFQVVDFLMQNFPKLVDYSYTAKMEELLDLVEEGKKDWKETVRHLFNEIIAGNLYQDKLL
- the lptB gene encoding LPS export ABC transporter ATP-binding protein gives rise to the protein MLKDLLIADGIKKRYKDKEVLKGVSLYVRRGEVVGLLGPNGAGKTTLFNCLVGFLPVDEGKIELEGKDITHMPAHKRAKEGLSFLPQEHTLFEDLTVMENLLIFLEFFEESREGQLARAEELLTDFGLYELRNQKAGSLSGGQKRRLEVARCLIPKPKYILFDEPFAGIDPIMVSDIRQLILNLKAQDIGILITDHNVRETIRAVDRVYIISEGSILAQGEPWQVIENQKVREVYLGKDFQL
- the lysA gene encoding diaminopimelate decarboxylase, with product MLKEYNPYLEYKDGELHLEGVSLKNLAKEYGTPLYVYSASYIRDRVRAYRRAFPEALICYAVKANFNPSIITLAKEEGAGADVVSGGELYLALKAGVDPSKIVYAGVGKTVQEIEFAVKQDILMFNVESSMELDVLNDVGQSLGKKVRIAIRVNPDVDPKTHPYISTGMKKSKFGIDIKQAKKEYEYARKLKNLEIVGIHCHIGSQILDVSPYIEAVEKVVELYWDLSKSGFDIKYLDLGGGLGIKYQPDQANPEPEDLAHAIMPSLKDVKAQIILEPGRSIVGNGGILITQVQFLKDKGHKHFVIVDAGMNDLIRPAIYSAYHHIVPVVERNSKYIKTDVVGPICETGDFLALDREIPYVERGDYLAVLSAGAYGFAMSSQYNARPRACEVLVEKGSVKVIRKRETYEDIIYSY